In the Microscilla marina ATCC 23134 genome, AAGGGGTAAAGAAAACCGACAAGATAAAAGTACCACCCCAGAAAAAACCTAAGAAGTAATATAGCCTCTGGCTTGAAGCTGGCTTGCAGGCATGTCACCGATTTATAGCTTCTTGATTTTTAGCGGTTTATAAAGGAAGTAAATAGCCACTGAGTTAGAAAGTCAAGGTGTTGTATTGGAGGGAGTAAGGAGAAAAAAAAATAAAGAAAAACGGTTTTAATTTTTAAAGTAGGCTGTTTAGACGCATTGTGATGATGTGACTAAGCAGCTTTTTTTGTTTTAATTATGAGTAGGTAAATTACGATTCGACTGTAGGGAGCTCTGCGAAGCGACTACGGTCTTCTATCTGCCGATTTTATAAGTATTTAAAAGTCAAGGTATTATAAACCAGGCAATAGGCTTGCAAACCAGCCTAAAGGCTAATGGCACCGATATGCATCTAAGGACCCTTTGGAACGGCTACTCAAGTGTTGATGAGCCGCTTTTAGGGCGGCACAGGAGTATTTACGGAACTACAAAAAAGCAGGTAAAAAGATTTATGTGGCACCTTACTACTGGGGAGCATTTGTGAGGGTGGGTGAGTAAACAGCTCAAGCATTAATAGATGCTGGTTTAGACCACCAGGTATGAGTTAAAACCCTGATAAACAGAATTGTTTACAGGGTTTTGTTGTATATAACAAACGTGGGGTAAATTTTAGGGCAATCGTTTTTATTTATGTGTTTTTTTTAAAATATTACACTTTAATTTCTTCATTGCTACCAAAACGATACTATGGCGGACTATAAAGAACAGTTACTGGATGGGCTCTACCGCAGCCGCGAGGTGTTGATGGGCAGAATTGATAAAAAATCGCTGCAAATCAAGCAAACTTACACAAGGGCTATTTTGTTTTTAGTGGTGTTTCTTGCCTTGATTTTTAACCGGGATTTTAAACCTTCTGCCTGGCAAAAAGCAAACGACATGCTTACTCAGTGGGAGCACGTGTATGGCAAAGGGTACCTGGATAAGGTAACGTATCGCGAGTTTCTGAACAGCCAGGACTCTATTACAAGAGTAAAGCGCCTTAACATCATGCAGCTAATAGATAGTACAGCGTCTGACGACTCCCCCATGCTTACCTATTATAATCAAACCAAAAAAGGGTTTCACCTCGATAGTCTGCCCTCTATTCAAAAACAACTGGAAGACCTTGTAGCCAATCAAAATCAAATAGATGAAGATTCGGCCGAACTATCAAAACTTGCCCTGTCCGATTCGTTGCCCAAACTTGACAGTACTATCAAACAACTGGAAACAGTAGCAGCAAATGATACTGTACCCGAAAGCAAAGCTAAACAGTTATTGAAGGCAACCAAAGCTATCAAACAATTACTAAATACCCAGGCAGAAGGGTTATACTATAACATGAGAGTCAAAGACTCGGCAAGCAAAGCAGGGCTTGTCCGCCTCAAGAGACAGTATCGGGCTATTCAGATATGGGTAGATGAAAAAATGCCAGTAGGTGTGCAAATAGATAGCGTTCAGAGTAAATTTACCAAGCTTAAACACAGCGATGAAATTACGCCTTGGTTAGCCATAGATAAAGAGTCTCCTTCGTGGAAGTGGAAGTATAAAACCTGGAAAATACTCAATACTTTTAGCAAAAAAAGGGTGGCCAAAAAGAAAGAAAAACCAACACCTGACCCAGCGTTGATGAGAACCAGTGTAAAGGATACCAAAAAGCTGAAGGAAGTACCACAGTTGCCAAAAGGAGCACTTAAGGCCGATACCATCAAAATTATCTCTCAATGGCAGGCAATATTTAAGGTGTTGACCGAAAAAGACCGTAACAAAATTACCCGAAAAATAATTAAGCCCGATAGCTTATTTACTTTTAACCAACAGGAGGTAAAAAAGTACATGATTACCGCCAAAAGTAAGCAAGAAAAAATGGCCGCGCCTACTGCCGAAATTTCGTCTACCAAGATACCACTGCCCATCAAACAGGTTTTGCTGGTTTTGCCCTTGATGTATGCCGGGCTGTTACTGTTTTTGCAAATGGTTAACCTCAAGCGAAGTAGCCTGGAGATACGTACTACCGAAGTAGAAAAATGCATTAAAGAACATCTGGGAGGCGAAGACCTGGTAAGGTCAAATATATTTGGTGATGAGATTACCAGTGGCAGAGGGAACTGGAGCTATATCAAAAAATTTCAGTTTGCCTTATTATTCAAAAACAACCCTACCTATTACAAAGATGGATTCTTTATTTTAGTAAGTTTTCTCTTGTTTTTGTATGCCATGTACAAATGGGCATTATTGCTTCAATACAACCCACAGTTGATTAACTGGGGCATAGGCATTGCCGTATTTAGTTTGGTACTTTACCTGATACTGTTTTTTGTGAATAGAAATATAGGAAGTAAACTACGCAAAACTGAAAGAGAAAAAGCCAGACTGGAAAGAGAAAAACAAGGCTTGACAAACGACTAAGTAAATACAAGTACGATAGTATATCAACAAGCCCACCAATAATGCCATTGGTGGGCTTGTTGGGTCATATGGTGAAGTGACCATTGGCTATTTTTGACTGGCAGGAGCGATCACTTGTATTGCTTGCTCCAGTTCATCTAGTGACTCATAAATATTTTCAATAAATTTGTCCAGGTCGGGCATTAGTTCACGGCACGAAGTAGCACTAATAGTAATAGCCCCAGCATAACTAAAGACTACCATCAATAGCCCGGCCCCGTCTATGAGTGGCGCAGTACCATAGTGGTTCAACAGTTTAGCTCCTCCCATGTACAAGGGAATCGGAGGACCAGGTACATTGGTGATGACCAGGTTATATATAGGGCGTATATACTCTACTACTTTCGACTTGGTATACAAGCGCGCCGCCAGGGCTGCCAGTTCCGAAGGCACCAAATCCATAATCTTGTCGGCACCTATAGCCTTGCTATATACCTTAGAGCTGGTAGCACTTTCATGAATAAGCATCAAACGCTTAAAAGGGTCTTCTTCGTTGGTAGCAAGCGATACCAACATAGCCGATACCTTATTGCCCATCGTCCCCTTGTCTTCTTCGCTGCGTACCGATATAGGAGCCATTGCCACCAAAGGCTTTTTGGGCAAGTTATTTTTGTCTTTTAGGTAACGCCGCAAAGCACCTGCACATACTGCCAATACTACATTGTTGACAGTGGTCTTGGCAATATTTTTCATTTTTTTGATGCGTTCCAGCGGAATATTGGCTCCACCAAAAATACGATGCGCAGTTACCGGAGCATTAAACAAAGTAGTGGGGGCAGTAAATGGCATTGGGGGGGGCTCTATCCATTTGGTAATGGCCTCTTTTGCCACATCTATAGTATTGCCTACTGCCTCATACAAAAACTTGGCAAGCTTTACCGGGGTGCCCACCGATTTGATATAGTTACGGGCAATGATCTCTATACCAGTAGGAATACGCTCAGACTCCCAATAATGGTGTTCTTCATTGTCTTTGGGGCGTTTTGCGGGTGACGGATTCAGCAAAGCTCCCATCATTTCGGCGCCGGAGCCTCCATCTATAGCCGCGTGGTGTACTTTGGTAATAAGGGCAAACGAGTTGGGTGGAATTCCTTCAATATTGAGTCCTTCGGCTATGGTAATTTCCCACAAAGGGCGTTTGCGATCCATTGTACGACTAAAAATACGGGCGGCAAGGTCGAGCAATTCTTGTGAGCCACCTGGTTGAGGAATGGCCACATGGTGTAGGTGGTATTCCAGGTCAAAATCTGGGTCTTCTATCCAATAAGGGTGACTCATGTCTAAAGGTGCTTCTACTAAGCGTTGCCTGAAAACCCTTGAAATGTGTAAACGAGATTCGATGAAATCGCGGAATTGATAGTAATTAAAGCGCTCATTGTCTTTGGAAGGTTCAAATATGTACAC is a window encoding:
- a CDS encoding WS/DGAT/MGAT family O-acyltransferase, whose amino-acid sequence is MQQLSGLDATFLYIESNRAPMHVGGVYIFEPSKDNERFNYYQFRDFIESRLHISRVFRQRLVEAPLDMSHPYWIEDPDFDLEYHLHHVAIPQPGGSQELLDLAARIFSRTMDRKRPLWEITIAEGLNIEGIPPNSFALITKVHHAAIDGGSGAEMMGALLNPSPAKRPKDNEEHHYWESERIPTGIEIIARNYIKSVGTPVKLAKFLYEAVGNTIDVAKEAITKWIEPPPMPFTAPTTLFNAPVTAHRIFGGANIPLERIKKMKNIAKTTVNNVVLAVCAGALRRYLKDKNNLPKKPLVAMAPISVRSEEDKGTMGNKVSAMLVSLATNEEDPFKRLMLIHESATSSKVYSKAIGADKIMDLVPSELAALAARLYTKSKVVEYIRPIYNLVITNVPGPPIPLYMGGAKLLNHYGTAPLIDGAGLLMVVFSYAGAITISATSCRELMPDLDKFIENIYESLDELEQAIQVIAPASQK